Proteins encoded in a region of the Zea mays cultivar B73 chromosome 4, Zm-B73-REFERENCE-NAM-5.0, whole genome shotgun sequence genome:
- the LOC103654965 gene encoding uncharacterized protein LOC103654965: MSAMAAAPPPAPHLDSVLSFSALASHAAAEPASSDSDSDSDLEFAFAPPPLLSPRAGAHALAPADDLFAHGRIVPAYPLAGHGHDEALASSPAPTSSSAAAPPPPPSPDTYCAWAPRDAPAAFPKSASTGTEARRSWRLRDLVVAGGGRSRSDGKEKFAFLQPSSSASPAAPSKPSGGDGDGSKHASAKAAAPPQKHAGTKNKKNKKKAGAAEMDMATAHRLFYGKPGAAALAGDRTRQPQQQSYLPYRPGIVGFFATAHALGRSHHPY; this comes from the coding sequence ATGTCCGCGATGGCGGCCGCGCCTCCCCCAGCCCCGCACCTCGACTCCGTCCTAAGCTTCAGCGCCTTGGCCTCGCACGCCGCGGCCGAGCccgcctcctccgactccgactccGACTCCGACTTGGAGTTCGCGttcgcgccgccgccgctgctgtcGCCGCGCGCCGGCGCCCACGCGCTCGCGCCGGCCGACGACCTCTTCGCGCACGGCCGCATCGTCCCGGCCTACCCGCTCGCGGGCCACGGCCACGACGAGGCGCTGGCCTCCTCGCCGGCacccacctcctcctccgccgccgcgccgccgccgccgccgtcgccggacACGTACTGCGCGTGGGcgccgcgggacgccccggcggCGTTCCCCAAGTCCGCCTCCACGGGGACGGAGGCCCGCCGCTCCTGGCGCCTGCGCGACctcgtggtggcaggcggcggcCGCTCCCGCAGCGACGGCAAGGAAAAGTTCGCCTTCCTGCAACCCAGCTCCAGCGCCAGCCCCGCCGCGCCGTCGAAGCCGTccggcggcgacggcgacggcagcaAGCACGCCAGCGCCAAGGCTGCGGCGCCTCCGCAGAAGCATGCGGGCACGAAGAATAAGAAGAATAAGAAGAAGGCCGGCGCCGCCGAGATGGACATGGCCACCGCGCACAGGCTCTTCTACGGCAAGCCCGGCGCCGCCGCGCTCGCCGGGGACAGGACGAGGCAGCCGCAGCAGCAGTCGTACCTCCCCTACCGCCCCGGCATCGTCGGCTTCTTCGCCACCGCGCACGCGCTCGGCCGCTCGCACCACCCCTACTAG
- the LOC100383736 gene encoding uncharacterized protein LOC100383736, whose protein sequence is MIMSFLCDYQEHGYYKSTVVTITSFSWMHICYTGSAATIRCISGDACTIIWIKELFVQFKSMEQRLEHFRPCCIYTPELHLKLCSLLCIILE, encoded by the coding sequence ATGATAATGTCCTTCCTTTGCGATTACCAAGAGCATGGTTATTATAAGAGCACCGTCGTTACTATTACATCGTTCTCGTGGATGCACATCTGCTACACAGGGAGCGCTGCCACTATCCGATGCATTAGTGGGGATGCCTGTACAATAATTTGGATAAAAGAGCTTTTCGTGCAATTTAAATCGATGGAACAAAGGTTAGAGCACTTTCGTCCGTGCTGTATATATACTCCAGAATTACATTTAAAATTATGCTCTCTATTGTGCATAATTTTAGAATAA